From a single Adhaeribacter swui genomic region:
- a CDS encoding 3-keto-disaccharide hydrolase: MKKQFILASLFALGSAVVSCNQGTKTESTETPTTETAPAGDSTATTNTSGEAVDLFDGKSLAGWHGYNKTGEVKNWTVEDGALVCLGAAKDAHGGDLVSDKQYSNFELTWEWKVDKGSNSGVMYHVVEDKKYQAPYETGPEYQVMDDIGFPEKLENWQLAGADYAMFPANEKKKLKPVGEWNTSKIIYNNGHVEHWLNGEKIVEFDRNSEAWKKQRAEGKWKDYPDYAKATTGYIALQDHGNKAYYRNMKIKEL, from the coding sequence ATGAAAAAACAATTTATTCTGGCAAGTTTATTTGCTTTGGGCAGCGCCGTTGTGAGCTGTAACCAGGGCACAAAAACCGAGTCTACTGAAACGCCTACTACCGAAACTGCCCCTGCGGGTGATTCCACGGCTACCACTAACACCTCGGGCGAGGCCGTAGATTTGTTCGATGGAAAATCTTTGGCCGGCTGGCATGGCTACAACAAAACCGGAGAAGTTAAAAATTGGACCGTAGAAGATGGTGCTTTGGTTTGCCTGGGTGCCGCCAAAGACGCCCACGGTGGCGACTTAGTGAGCGATAAACAATACAGCAATTTTGAGCTTACCTGGGAATGGAAAGTAGATAAAGGCAGCAATAGCGGGGTAATGTACCACGTAGTAGAAGATAAAAAATACCAGGCGCCTTACGAAACCGGCCCCGAATACCAGGTAATGGATGACATTGGATTTCCGGAGAAATTAGAAAACTGGCAACTGGCTGGTGCCGATTACGCGATGTTCCCGGCCAACGAAAAGAAAAAATTAAAGCCTGTGGGCGAGTGGAATACCAGCAAGATTATTTACAACAACGGCCACGTAGAACATTGGCTTAACGGCGAAAAAATTGTAGAATTTGACCGCAATAGCGAAGCCTGGAAAAAACAACGGGCCGAAGGCAAATGGAAAGATTATCCGGATTACGCCAAA